The Pedosphaera parvula Ellin514 sequence TAACTATTATTGCTGCCATCATGCGCCACCAAATACGTGGCAACGCGGGTCGTATCGGTTTGAAAAGCCAACGCCAGCAAATCGAACATCAACTGCGAATGTTCTTCGAAATCCTTTGGAATTCCGATCGGCCGCTTAAAGTCGGGCAGCGCAGCCACATCTTTCTCCGCTCCTTCAATCCGCTGCTCCAACTCGCGAATCGCAACCATGTATTCGTCCAGTTTGTGGCGGTCCGTGTAGCCAAGGTTACGCTTGAGCTGTTTGGCATCATCCAGAACAAAATCAAGAATGCTCTTTTGATATCGACTTCTCAAGACCCGGCTCTCTTCAGATTCACCTTGATAGCCATTCGAGAACAAACGCTCGAAAACCAGTCGCGGATCCACTTCGGGTGGCATGGGGGTTGATTCCGTTTTCCAAGATATGTTGTACTGATAAGCGCAACTGTAACCTGAATCGCAATTGCCTGAGGTTTGTCCGCGATCAAGCCCGAGCTCCAGGGAGGCCAACCTCGTTCCACGTCCTACTTTTTCAGCTGCAATTTGGTCTGCAGAGATGCCTACCTTAATATCGGCACCACCTGTTTTCTTCGGATGACATCCTGTTAGAAAACTCGCCGAGGCACGCGCATGATCTCCGGCGCCATCACCCAGGGCTTCGCCATTGTGTTGCGCCAACCCGCTGAGTACCAGCATATCCTTCTGAAAAGGCTTCAGAGGTTCCAAGGTGGCAGGCAGGTCGAAATCGCTTCCAATGGCACTCGGTGTCCAATCCGCCATGTTCATGCCGTTGGGAACGTAGACGAATGCCATGCGCTTGGGCAAAGCCCGGCCATCAGCTGAAACCGCACCCAGCGCCTTGGCGGCCGGTGCCATTGATTCAAGCAGCGGTAAAGCGATTACTGTTCCCAGCCCCCTCAGGAACCTGCGACGTGGAATATGCCAGCGGTTGCTCATAATCTAATTTCCGGTATTCTGACGAAGTTAGCCT is a genomic window containing:
- a CDS encoding DUF1552 domain-containing protein, giving the protein MSNRWHIPRRRFLRGLGTVIALPLLESMAPAAKALGAVSADGRALPKRMAFVYVPNGMNMADWTPSAIGSDFDLPATLEPLKPFQKDMLVLSGLAQHNGEALGDGAGDHARASASFLTGCHPKKTGGADIKVGISADQIAAEKVGRGTRLASLELGLDRGQTSGNCDSGYSCAYQYNISWKTESTPMPPEVDPRLVFERLFSNGYQGESEESRVLRSRYQKSILDFVLDDAKQLKRNLGYTDRHKLDEYMVAIRELEQRIEGAEKDVAALPDFKRPIGIPKDFEEHSQLMFDLLALAFQTDTTRVATYLVAHDGSNNSYPQIGITEGHHELSHHDHSEEKIRKIAKINRYHMAQFAKFIEKLKSTPEGDGSLLDNCMIVYGGGIADGNQHAHYDLPILMMGKGGGTIKTGRHVKVDQYTPLNNLYVSMLDRMGVHAEKIGDSNGKLVQLS